The Mesobacillus jeotgali genome window below encodes:
- a CDS encoding exonuclease SbcCD subunit D: MKFIHTGDWHLGKLVHGMYMTEDQREVLNQFVDLVAEEQPDAVVIAGDLYDRSVPPTDAVELLDEVLFRINVELNTPIVAIAGNHDSAERLSFGSSWYRHNHFYLTGKLTTDFKPVHINGVNFHLIPYAEPGVVRHLLDDSSIHSHQDAMRAVVGKIEENLNPNEPNVFVGHAFVLGGDSCDSERSLSVGGSGCVTQDLFDPFAFTALGHLHSPDAIKHDKIKYSGSLLKYSFSEAKQRKSISIVEMNDNGSFDMRYKTLKPKQDMRELEGHLEQLLDPSFYEKENTNDYLKVTLLDDGAMIDPMGKLRQVFPNVLHLERKIESIDQKHKHSFTSIREDRKSELELFQQFYQEMTTSDFTEEKRGVMTDVISNVLKEEGQK; encoded by the coding sequence ATGAAATTTATCCATACTGGTGACTGGCATCTCGGGAAGCTAGTCCATGGAATGTACATGACTGAAGATCAGCGTGAAGTATTGAATCAATTTGTTGACCTTGTCGCAGAGGAACAGCCTGATGCTGTCGTGATTGCGGGTGATTTGTATGATAGGTCAGTACCTCCGACTGATGCCGTTGAGCTTCTTGATGAAGTACTGTTCCGGATCAATGTGGAGCTGAACACGCCGATTGTTGCGATTGCAGGCAACCACGATAGTGCTGAGCGACTATCATTTGGGAGCTCATGGTATCGCCATAATCATTTTTACCTTACAGGAAAATTAACGACCGATTTTAAGCCTGTACATATCAATGGCGTGAATTTTCATTTGATTCCCTATGCTGAACCCGGAGTAGTCCGCCATTTACTGGACGATTCATCCATCCATTCCCATCAGGATGCGATGAGAGCAGTTGTAGGAAAAATAGAAGAAAACCTGAACCCGAACGAACCAAACGTTTTTGTCGGACATGCCTTCGTTCTTGGCGGGGACTCTTGTGATTCAGAGAGGTCATTATCAGTTGGCGGTTCTGGCTGTGTCACGCAGGACCTCTTTGATCCATTCGCTTTTACTGCGCTGGGGCATCTTCACAGCCCGGATGCGATCAAACATGACAAGATTAAGTACTCTGGCTCCCTATTAAAATATTCATTTTCCGAGGCAAAACAGCGGAAATCCATATCAATCGTAGAAATGAATGATAACGGATCTTTTGATATGCGCTATAAGACCTTGAAACCGAAACAGGATATGCGGGAGCTGGAAGGCCATCTTGAACAGCTCCTGGATCCTTCCTTTTATGAAAAAGAGAATACGAATGACTATCTAAAAGTAACTTTGCTTGATGACGGGGCCATGATCGACCCAATGGGCAAATTGCGCCAGGTCTTCCCGAATGTTCTCCACCTTGAGAGAAAAATTGAATCCATTGACCAGAAGCATAAACATAGCTTCACCTCCATAAGGGAAGACAGAAAGTCAGAACTCGAGCTATTTCAACAGTTCTACCAGGAAATGACCACAAGTGATTTCACAGAAGAAAAACGTGGCGTCATGACAGATGTGATTAGCAATGTGCTGAAAGAGGAGGGGCAAAAATGA
- a CDS encoding cory-CC-star protein — MGFYDKFKRAIAVYDEILRQPHRTEIARELRDEEDLFMLLCFSEMLGLPNPAFYYTLELYPVIIERFHDWHLRAGMEKSPLEGIRCC; from the coding sequence ATGGGTTTCTACGACAAATTCAAGCGTGCCATCGCTGTATACGATGAAATCCTCAGGCAGCCGCACAGGACCGAAATTGCCCGTGAGTTAAGAGATGAAGAAGACTTGTTCATGCTGCTTTGTTTTTCGGAAATGCTCGGTCTGCCCAATCCGGCATTTTACTATACTCTGGAACTCTATCCTGTCATCATCGAACGTTTCCATGATTGGCATCTGAGGGCAGGAATGGAAAAATCCCCGCTTGAAGGAATACGCTGCTGTTAG
- a CDS encoding STAS domain-containing protein produces the protein METRSKALYEYLVEHATNFTEDWMKRQRVIKGSDYSADAPAEVMNRVKEQNSNYVRLVAKSLYQTEEEMKETISAWTSQTAADRIKSKTDLTEVAWNSGVFRRVYWEYVQKFVKQTEMEITLDDVFTWEKKINYTLDYVFETFIVVFMEILMNRLASQATLIKELSAPVISLTKEVGLLPLIGEIDTTRAKGLMESTLTQSIDARINTLIVDLSGVVMVDTMVAHQIFKLMDALNLLGVRSIVTGIRPEVAQTAVQLGIDFSGITTEGNLQNVVKKIIQS, from the coding sequence ATGGAAACAAGATCAAAGGCTTTATATGAATATTTAGTAGAGCATGCAACCAATTTCACAGAGGATTGGATGAAACGCCAGCGAGTGATAAAAGGATCGGATTACTCTGCTGACGCACCGGCAGAAGTAATGAATAGAGTGAAGGAACAGAATTCAAACTATGTTCGTCTTGTGGCAAAATCACTTTATCAAACTGAGGAAGAGATGAAGGAAACCATTTCAGCATGGACGAGCCAGACTGCAGCTGACCGGATCAAATCTAAAACAGACCTGACAGAAGTAGCATGGAATTCAGGTGTTTTCCGCCGTGTTTACTGGGAGTATGTTCAGAAGTTTGTAAAACAGACGGAAATGGAAATCACATTGGACGATGTTTTTACATGGGAAAAGAAGATCAATTACACGCTTGATTATGTCTTTGAAACTTTTATCGTTGTTTTCATGGAAATCCTTATGAACCGCTTAGCGTCCCAAGCCACACTGATCAAGGAACTGAGCGCACCTGTTATTAGCTTGACAAAAGAAGTCGGCCTTCTTCCTTTGATTGGTGAAATCGATACAACGAGAGCAAAAGGCTTGATGGAATCAACACTTACACAAAGCATTGATGCAAGAATCAACACCTTGATTGTCGATCTTTCTGGAGTAGTGATGGTTGATACGATGGTAGCCCATCAAATCTTCAAACTGATGGACGCATTAAATCTCCTTGGCGTGCGATCGATCGTTACGGGGATCAGACCTGAGGTTGCCCAAACCGCTGTCCAGCTAGGAATCGACTTTTCAGGTATTACAACGGAAGGTAACCTCCAGAATGTCGTAAAAAAAATCATCCAAAGCTAA
- a CDS encoding carbon starvation protein A, translating to MNSLWLAVIGMIVFAIGYRFYSRWVAEKIYRLDPNYVTPAHQYSDGVDFVPTKKMILWGHHFTSVAGAAPIVGPAIAVYWGWLPAFLWVTLGTVFAAGVHDFGTLVLSVRNKGQSVGTITNKLIGKRAKIMFLFIILILVLMVNAVFAWVIANLFVSFPASVLSVFLQIPLAIWIGYAVYKKKKGMLLPSLVALAVMYGAAILASRVPALQIDLVKYFGGADNTVMFGLSGVSMAFLVWIVVLMVYVYIASTLPVWKLLQPRDYINSHQLVVGLFILYAGLVFLQPEVTAPALNGAPSDVSWFPLLFITIACGAISGFHGLVSSGTSSKQLEKETDARFVGYLGAVGEGILALIAIIAVVTVFATKADFSAAYSSFAAASSGGLGNFINGAAQLATGIWIPADIARTIVSIIVVSFAATTLDTSVRLMRYIIAEIGSEYNIKSLTNAHVATTVAVVSSAALVLLPKGPNGFGSGGYLLWPLFGTSNQLLAGVSLLLISIWLKRQGRNYLVTFIPMVFVFFMTLWAMIQQVVFQWSGYGSGELNMLLFGIGGLILIFVFWIILEAITAFSRNNPPPIGKEM from the coding sequence ATGAATTCTTTATGGTTAGCCGTAATCGGGATGATTGTCTTTGCGATTGGCTATCGATTTTATTCTAGGTGGGTAGCTGAAAAGATTTACCGTCTTGATCCGAATTATGTGACACCGGCGCACCAATATTCTGACGGGGTTGATTTTGTCCCAACAAAGAAAATGATCCTCTGGGGACATCATTTTACGTCAGTAGCAGGGGCGGCACCAATTGTAGGGCCGGCGATCGCTGTCTATTGGGGATGGCTTCCTGCTTTCCTTTGGGTTACTTTAGGGACGGTCTTCGCGGCAGGTGTCCATGATTTCGGAACTCTTGTCCTTTCAGTCAGGAATAAGGGACAGTCAGTAGGTACAATCACAAATAAGCTGATTGGCAAACGTGCAAAAATTATGTTCTTATTCATTATTTTAATTCTTGTTTTGATGGTCAACGCTGTTTTCGCATGGGTCATCGCGAACTTATTTGTCAGTTTCCCTGCGAGTGTCCTGTCCGTATTTTTACAGATTCCGCTTGCGATCTGGATTGGTTATGCAGTGTATAAAAAGAAAAAAGGAATGCTTCTGCCTTCCTTGGTCGCACTTGCTGTCATGTATGGCGCCGCCATCCTCGCCAGCCGTGTTCCAGCATTGCAAATTGATCTTGTGAAATACTTTGGCGGGGCGGATAATACCGTCATGTTTGGCCTAAGCGGTGTTTCCATGGCATTCCTGGTCTGGATTGTCGTGTTGATGGTCTATGTTTACATTGCCTCGACTTTACCTGTCTGGAAGCTCCTGCAGCCTCGTGATTATATCAATTCACACCAGTTGGTTGTAGGATTATTCATTTTATATGCCGGACTGGTTTTCCTTCAGCCTGAAGTAACGGCACCAGCATTGAATGGAGCGCCAAGTGATGTGTCCTGGTTCCCGCTGTTGTTCATCACGATTGCCTGCGGTGCGATTTCCGGTTTCCATGGACTTGTTTCTTCGGGAACATCTTCCAAGCAGCTGGAAAAAGAAACGGATGCCCGTTTTGTTGGATACCTTGGGGCGGTTGGTGAAGGGATTCTTGCCCTGATTGCCATCATCGCGGTGGTAACCGTTTTTGCGACAAAGGCTGATTTTTCTGCTGCTTATTCAAGCTTTGCGGCAGCAAGCTCGGGAGGTCTTGGCAACTTTATCAATGGTGCCGCCCAGCTTGCGACTGGCATCTGGATTCCTGCCGATATTGCCAGAACAATTGTTTCTATCATCGTTGTCAGCTTTGCTGCTACGACATTGGATACTTCTGTAAGATTGATGCGTTATATCATTGCTGAAATAGGAAGTGAATACAACATCAAGTCTTTGACAAATGCTCATGTCGCTACAACAGTTGCTGTTGTTTCAAGTGCAGCGCTTGTACTCCTGCCAAAAGGCCCTAACGGATTCGGTTCTGGTGGATACTTGTTGTGGCCATTGTTCGGAACAAGCAACCAGCTTTTGGCTGGAGTCAGCCTGCTGCTCATTTCTATCTGGCTGAAGCGTCAGGGAAGGAATTACCTTGTCACCTTCATTCCGATGGTGTTCGTATTCTTCATGACACTCTGGGCCATGATTCAACAGGTTGTTTTCCAGTGGTCTGGATATGGAAGCGGCGAGTTGAATATGCTGCTCTTTGGCATCGGCGGCCTGATCCTGATTTTTGTATTCTGGATCATCCTCGAGGCAATAACAGCCTTCAGCAGGAATAATCCACCGCCAATAGGCAAGGAAATGTAA
- a CDS encoding LytS/YhcK type 5TM receptor domain-containing protein, which produces MEITKHLLMNLSLLLVLLFFTQLIIERQVEEEKRERYQLIYFIISIFTCYIFSVEVQNGIRFDLRQVPMILGSLYTGHSFLLAGVTLLMRGFLGINDGFWVSVGVFFGLAILLKWIHPWFNRLTLNSRVGVSVLLTVITSFLLMQMVAVVNAPIRHPEAWISFILIPALTSGLVSYSIETIRQTFIIRQRLAKADKIEAVSHLSAAISHEIRNPLTTVKVFYSY; this is translated from the coding sequence GTGGAAATTACAAAGCATTTATTAATGAATCTCTCGCTTCTCCTTGTTCTGCTATTTTTTACCCAGTTAATCATTGAAAGACAAGTAGAGGAAGAAAAGCGCGAAAGGTATCAATTAATCTATTTCATAATATCGATTTTTACCTGTTATATATTTTCAGTAGAAGTACAGAACGGCATTCGCTTTGATCTTCGACAGGTGCCGATGATCCTAGGAAGTCTCTATACCGGACATAGTTTTCTTCTTGCAGGTGTTACTCTTTTAATGCGAGGTTTTTTAGGTATAAACGATGGGTTCTGGGTTTCAGTGGGGGTCTTTTTTGGACTTGCCATCCTCCTCAAATGGATTCACCCATGGTTTAACAGATTGACCTTAAACAGCAGAGTCGGGGTTTCTGTCTTATTGACAGTCATTACATCCTTTTTATTGATGCAGATGGTCGCCGTAGTAAACGCCCCAATCAGACATCCAGAAGCATGGATCAGCTTCATCTTGATTCCGGCTCTTACTTCCGGTTTAGTCAGTTATTCAATTGAGACAATCCGCCAAACATTCATTATCCGCCAAAGGTTGGCAAAGGCCGATAAAATCGAAGCCGTCAGCCATTTAAGTGCGGCTATTTCTCATGAAATCCGCAATCCGCTTACAACGGTAAAGGTTTTTTACAGCTATTAG
- a CDS encoding M4 family metallopeptidase codes for MKKKVVSLSLTASLALSGLVAATSFAAPTDSASKKFTKSHGAPEFVAGKLTNPSQKAAKDVVLDYLKTSKGKYNLGTNDSFVFKSQEADKLGGDVVRLQQVYNGVPVWGAAQAARVDEAGVLKVFTGTISKGLDNKLVKTSNKKSQKDAISVAEGDLGFKPDYEVAPSAELVVYPGEEQAVYAYHVTLNFLSPEPGNYQYFVNAATGEIINKFNALHTAGKTNPSLSGTNTVGSGVGVLGDTKSLNTLLSNGAYYLQDNTRGNGVFTYDAKNRQRTPGTLWVDADNNLNASYDGAAVDAHYYAGLTYDYYKDTYGRNSYDNKGAALKSTVHYGRSYNNAFWNGQQMVYGDGDGTTFIPLSGGLDVVAHELTHAVTDFSSDLVYQYESGALNEAISDIFGTLAEFHDNNDPDFEIGEDIYTPNKAGDALRSMSDPTKYGDPDHYSVRYTGTSDNGGVHINSGIINKAAYLLSEGGSHYGVSVPGIGTEKLGAIFYRANTVYFTASTNFSQARAGAVQAAKDLYGATSAEVNAVNKAFDAVGVY; via the coding sequence TTGAAAAAGAAAGTAGTTTCCTTAAGTTTAACCGCAAGTTTGGCATTAAGCGGATTGGTTGCGGCAACAAGCTTTGCGGCTCCAACGGATTCAGCTTCGAAAAAGTTTACAAAAAGCCATGGCGCTCCTGAATTTGTTGCCGGGAAGCTGACGAACCCATCCCAAAAAGCTGCAAAGGATGTTGTTCTTGATTACTTGAAAACATCAAAAGGAAAATACAACTTGGGAACAAATGATAGTTTCGTCTTTAAATCTCAGGAAGCCGATAAGCTTGGTGGAGATGTAGTCCGCCTGCAACAGGTATACAATGGTGTCCCTGTCTGGGGTGCAGCACAGGCTGCAAGAGTGGATGAAGCAGGAGTTCTAAAAGTGTTCACCGGAACGATCAGCAAAGGACTTGATAACAAACTTGTAAAGACGTCCAATAAAAAATCCCAAAAAGACGCCATCTCTGTTGCTGAAGGCGACTTAGGTTTTAAACCTGATTATGAAGTAGCTCCATCTGCAGAATTGGTTGTTTATCCTGGTGAGGAACAAGCAGTATACGCTTACCATGTCACGTTGAACTTCCTAAGTCCTGAACCGGGTAATTATCAGTATTTTGTCAACGCTGCAACTGGGGAGATCATTAATAAATTCAATGCTCTTCACACTGCAGGGAAAACTAATCCTTCTTTAAGTGGAACAAACACTGTTGGATCTGGCGTAGGAGTTCTTGGAGACACGAAATCATTGAATACTCTTCTTTCAAACGGCGCTTATTATTTGCAGGATAATACACGTGGAAATGGAGTGTTCACCTACGATGCCAAGAACCGCCAAAGAACACCGGGTACCCTCTGGGTGGATGCTGATAATAATCTGAACGCATCTTATGATGGTGCAGCTGTAGATGCACACTACTATGCAGGATTGACCTATGATTACTATAAAGACACTTATGGTCGCAATTCATATGACAACAAAGGCGCTGCACTGAAGTCAACTGTCCATTACGGAAGAAGTTATAACAATGCATTCTGGAATGGACAGCAAATGGTATATGGTGATGGAGATGGAACGACATTCATCCCGCTTTCCGGTGGACTTGACGTTGTGGCGCATGAGCTGACTCACGCTGTGACAGATTTCAGTTCGGACCTTGTTTACCAGTATGAATCAGGTGCTTTGAACGAAGCGATTTCCGATATCTTTGGTACGCTTGCTGAATTCCATGACAACAATGACCCTGATTTTGAAATCGGTGAAGATATTTACACACCAAATAAAGCTGGTGATGCCCTTCGTTCCATGAGCGATCCTACTAAATATGGCGATCCAGATCACTATTCTGTACGTTATACTGGCACGTCAGATAATGGCGGAGTCCATATCAACAGCGGAATCATCAATAAAGCTGCCTACCTTCTGAGCGAAGGCGGTTCTCATTATGGAGTATCCGTTCCAGGAATCGGTACGGAAAAATTGGGCGCAATCTTCTACCGAGCAAACACAGTCTATTTCACAGCGTCCACTAACTTCAGCCAGGCACGTGCCGGAGCTGTACAAGCAGCAAAAGACCTTTATGGAGCCACATCTGCCGAAGTAAATGCTGTCAATAAAGCTTTTGATGCTGTAGGAGTATATTAA
- a CDS encoding cold-shock protein has translation MKNGKVKWFNAEKGFGFIESEDGNDVFVHYSAIQTEGFKTLEEGQEVSFEVVEGARGPQASNVTKL, from the coding sequence ATGAAAAACGGTAAAGTAAAATGGTTCAATGCAGAAAAAGGTTTTGGATTCATCGAATCAGAAGACGGAAATGATGTTTTCGTACATTACTCTGCCATTCAAACAGAAGGTTTCAAAACATTGGAAGAAGGCCAGGAAGTTTCTTTCGAGGTTGTGGAAGGTGCTCGAGGACCACAAGCTTCCAATGTTACTAAACTATAA
- a CDS encoding ArsA family ATPase, whose amino-acid sequence MSMMDKKIYFIGGKGGVGKSTTSAAMALLLAKKEKRILLVSTDPAHNTGDLFHRNFTGGKIERATRNLDVLEIDSEQESRNYINGVKGNLKGLVKATMLEEVNRQIDMAASSPGAEEAALFDKITSLVLEEIANYDAIVFDTAPTGHTIRLLTLPELMGVWMDGLLERRKKVNENYAQWMNDGEIVDDPLYDKLNERKNRFKRVREILLDGTQTEYIFVLNAERLPILETVKAIETLHQHGIHVNSIVVNKVIPEEADGRFMAQRRSNERLYLDEIEEKFKNQRQIFLPLLEQDISSLSSLELISGILGKQINMSLNYSQK is encoded by the coding sequence ATGTCTATGATGGACAAGAAGATCTATTTTATTGGCGGAAAAGGCGGTGTTGGCAAAAGTACAACATCCGCGGCCATGGCACTCTTGCTTGCTAAAAAAGAGAAAAGGATTCTGCTGGTTTCAACAGATCCCGCCCATAATACAGGGGATTTATTCCATCGGAACTTTACTGGGGGGAAAATTGAAAGAGCAACCCGTAATCTTGATGTTTTGGAGATTGACTCGGAGCAGGAGTCCAGGAACTACATCAATGGAGTAAAAGGAAATTTGAAAGGCCTCGTGAAAGCGACAATGCTGGAGGAGGTCAACAGGCAGATTGATATGGCCGCTTCCTCCCCTGGGGCAGAAGAAGCAGCGCTGTTTGACAAAATCACCTCATTGGTACTTGAGGAAATAGCAAATTATGATGCCATTGTTTTTGATACAGCACCGACAGGTCATACCATCCGGCTGCTGACTCTGCCGGAGTTGATGGGTGTTTGGATGGACGGGCTATTGGAACGGCGCAAAAAGGTGAACGAGAACTACGCGCAGTGGATGAATGATGGTGAAATCGTTGACGACCCTTTATATGACAAGCTGAATGAACGAAAAAATCGCTTCAAGCGTGTAAGGGAAATCCTGCTTGATGGTACTCAAACAGAGTATATATTTGTTCTAAACGCCGAACGTCTACCCATCCTTGAAACCGTCAAAGCAATCGAAACACTGCATCAGCATGGAATCCATGTAAACTCAATCGTTGTCAACAAGGTCATCCCTGAGGAGGCAGATGGAAGGTTCATGGCACAAAGGAGATCGAACGAGCGATTGTATCTAGATGAAATTGAAGAAAAATTCAAGAATCAGAGACAAATTTTCTTGCCTCTTCTTGAGCAGGATATCTCCTCGCTTAGCTCCCTGGAATTAATTTCAGGAATTTTGGGAAAACAAATTAATATGAGTTTAAACTATAGTCAAAAGTAG
- a CDS encoding HAMP domain-containing sensor histidine kinase: MINDYLTFARPAFEKEEEIEVEKELNQVLNVLSPLANFNGVKITKKFSPGLVISGDQSKFKQGFINLMKNGLEAMPNGGELLIQTFTTGPVVHILVRDTGIGMNEEQIARLGEPYYTTKGQQGTGLGMMVTFSIIRAMRGKVEVKSQVGKGTTFHIRFSKME; the protein is encoded by the coding sequence GTGATCAATGACTACCTGACCTTTGCAAGGCCAGCGTTTGAAAAGGAAGAGGAAATCGAAGTCGAAAAGGAACTGAATCAGGTACTTAATGTACTTAGCCCATTGGCTAATTTCAATGGTGTGAAAATAACGAAAAAGTTCAGTCCGGGATTAGTCATCTCAGGAGACCAATCGAAGTTCAAGCAGGGATTCATCAACCTGATGAAGAACGGTTTGGAGGCCATGCCTAATGGCGGGGAACTGCTCATCCAGACGTTTACGACCGGTCCAGTGGTCCATATTCTTGTCAGGGATACAGGGATTGGGATGAATGAAGAGCAAATTGCCCGGCTTGGAGAACCTTACTACACAACGAAAGGACAGCAAGGAACGGGTCTTGGCATGATGGTAACATTCAGCATTATACGTGCAATGAGAGGAAAGGTAGAAGTGAAAAGCCAGGTTGGAAAGGGAACAACCTTCCATATTCGCTTCAGCAAAATGGAGTAA